A region of Rhodoferax potami DNA encodes the following proteins:
- the purE gene encoding 5-(carboxyamino)imidazole ribonucleotide mutase, producing MKTIQIGVVMGSNSDWDTMQHAVQILQQFGIGFEARVISAHRMPDDMFRYAEAAAGRGLKAIIAGAGGAAHLPGMLAAKTTVPVLGVPVQSKALSGVDSLHSIVQMPKGIPVATFAIGSAGAANAALFAVALLANENPDLRMELDAFRIDQTQTARNMTLPVTGSAT from the coding sequence ATGAAAACAATTCAAATCGGCGTCGTCATGGGTTCCAACTCGGATTGGGACACCATGCAACACGCAGTCCAGATTCTCCAACAGTTTGGTATCGGCTTTGAGGCGCGCGTCATTTCCGCCCATCGCATGCCCGACGACATGTTCCGCTACGCCGAGGCCGCTGCGGGCCGGGGCTTGAAGGCCATCATCGCCGGAGCGGGCGGTGCGGCCCACCTGCCGGGCATGTTGGCGGCCAAAACCACGGTGCCGGTGCTGGGTGTGCCGGTGCAGAGCAAAGCGCTCTCCGGGGTCGATTCCTTGCACAGCATCGTGCAAATGCCCAAGGGCATTCCTGTGGCGACCTTTGCCATCGGCAGTGCTGGTGCTGCCAACGCAGCCCTGTTTGCAGTAGCCCTGCTGGCCAACGAGAACCCTGACCTGCGTATGGAGCTGGATGCGTTCCGCATCGACCAGACGCAAACCGCCCGCAACATGACCCTGCCGGTGACCGGTAGCGCGACCTAA
- a CDS encoding L-threonylcarbamoyladenylate synthase gives MIVSAYKQADGIELAPDSIAAAADAVRAGGLIGLPTETVYGLGADASDAAAVGQIFAAKGRPADHPLIVHVAAFDGGMGGVAHYCARVPAFAQQLMSAFWPGPLTLILPRKDGVGAAAAGGQNSIGLRCPSHPVAQAVLSVLRKPSDGGRVVWGIAAPSANKFGRVSPTTAAHVHSEFGDDLLILDGGPCEVGIESTIIDCTRGAPVLLRPGSITAQQVEDACGRKLLSKEELEAQMQQAPRASGTLESHYAPSATVRLMDAKALQAALDLLSGATPPDKRPTIALYHRSPLQVRSPLVSPHRMPGHAQPAAHELFSKLREMDALGVKLIWVETPPDTPEWDGVRDRLTRAAA, from the coding sequence ATGATTGTTTCTGCCTACAAGCAAGCTGACGGTATTGAGCTTGCTCCTGATTCCATAGCTGCTGCCGCAGATGCCGTGCGCGCTGGAGGCCTGATAGGCTTGCCTACCGAGACGGTGTACGGCTTGGGGGCCGACGCCTCCGACGCGGCGGCCGTGGGGCAGATATTTGCCGCTAAGGGGCGTCCGGCGGACCACCCCCTGATCGTGCATGTGGCGGCCTTTGATGGCGGCATGGGCGGTGTGGCGCACTATTGCGCCCGGGTGCCGGCGTTTGCCCAGCAGCTGATGTCGGCCTTCTGGCCCGGGCCCCTGACCCTGATCCTGCCGCGCAAAGACGGCGTGGGTGCGGCGGCTGCCGGCGGGCAAAACAGCATCGGACTGCGCTGCCCGTCACACCCGGTGGCCCAAGCAGTGCTGTCGGTGCTGCGCAAGCCCTCCGATGGCGGGCGCGTGGTCTGGGGGATTGCGGCCCCTAGCGCCAACAAATTCGGCCGGGTCAGCCCCACCACCGCGGCCCATGTGCACAGCGAATTCGGGGACGACTTGCTGATCCTCGATGGCGGCCCCTGCGAGGTGGGCATCGAGTCCACCATCATCGACTGCACCCGCGGTGCGCCGGTGCTCTTGCGCCCGGGTTCCATCACCGCCCAGCAGGTTGAAGATGCGTGCGGGCGTAAATTGCTATCAAAAGAAGAGCTGGAGGCGCAGATGCAGCAAGCGCCCCGGGCCTCCGGGACCCTGGAGTCTCACTATGCGCCCAGCGCCACCGTACGCCTGATGGATGCCAAAGCCTTGCAAGCGGCCTTGGACTTGCTCAGCGGTGCCACCCCGCCCGACAAGCGCCCCACGATTGCGCTGTACCACCGCAGCCCGCTGCAGGTGCGTTCGCCGCTGGTGTCGCCCCACCGCATGCCGGGGCATGCCCAGCCGGCTGCGCACGAGCTGTTCTCCAAGCTGCGGGAGATGGATGCGCTGGGCGTGAAGCTGATCTGGGTCGAAACACCGCCCGACACCCCCGAGTGGGATGGCGTGCGCGACCGGCTCACCCGTGCAGCGGCCTGA
- a CDS encoding 5-(carboxyamino)imidazole ribonucleotide synthase, translating into MNTAPAAAALGGSKETTLGVMGGGQLGRMFAHAAQQMGFFTAVLDPDATSPAGRISHHHVQTAYTDPEGLTRLAAVSAAITTEFENVPAAALNQLAQSRPVAPSGDAVAIAQDRAAEKAHFVQCGVPCAPYAVIEASEQLAAIDANLLPGILKTARMGYDGKGQVRVKTSAELAAAWTDLGQVPCVLEKMLPLQWECSVIVARGADGTCVNLPVQRNLHRDGILAVTEVYEGNVPPALAERAVAAAKSIAQGVGYVGVLCVEFFVLDESNPAAAGLGGLVVNEMAPRPHNSGHYSMDACDVSQFHLQVRTLAGLPLVQPRQHSPSIMLNLLGDVWPEDGRNGGVPDWSAVLALPGTHLHLYGKLDAKKGRKMGHLNITGATIEQVRATALEAARILGIAAF; encoded by the coding sequence ATGAACACCGCACCGGCCGCTGCCGCGTTAGGCGGCAGCAAAGAGACCACCTTGGGCGTGATGGGTGGCGGCCAGCTAGGCCGCATGTTTGCGCATGCTGCGCAGCAAATGGGCTTTTTCACCGCCGTGCTGGACCCGGATGCCACCAGCCCGGCCGGCCGCATCAGCCACCACCATGTGCAGACTGCGTACACCGACCCTGAAGGCTTGACCCGATTGGCTGCGGTGTCTGCCGCCATCACTACCGAGTTTGAGAATGTGCCGGCTGCGGCGCTGAACCAACTGGCGCAAAGCCGCCCGGTGGCGCCCAGCGGGGATGCGGTTGCCATCGCACAAGACCGCGCGGCGGAAAAGGCGCACTTTGTGCAATGCGGCGTGCCTTGCGCGCCCTATGCGGTGATTGAAGCATCCGAGCAATTGGCAGCCATCGACGCCAACCTGTTGCCTGGGATTCTGAAGACCGCCCGCATGGGCTACGACGGCAAAGGCCAGGTGCGGGTCAAAACCTCCGCCGAGTTGGCTGCCGCGTGGACCGACTTGGGGCAAGTGCCCTGTGTGCTGGAGAAGATGTTGCCCCTGCAGTGGGAGTGCAGCGTCATCGTGGCGCGCGGTGCCGATGGCACTTGCGTGAACCTGCCGGTGCAGCGTAACCTGCACCGCGACGGCATTCTGGCGGTTACCGAGGTTTATGAAGGAAATGTGCCTCCAGCCCTCGCAGAGCGTGCGGTGGCTGCTGCGAAATCGATAGCGCAGGGTGTGGGCTACGTCGGTGTGCTGTGTGTGGAGTTCTTTGTGCTCGATGAGTCAAACCCTGCCGCTGCTGGCTTGGGCGGCTTGGTGGTCAACGAAATGGCGCCGCGCCCCCACAACAGCGGCCACTACAGCATGGACGCCTGCGATGTGTCGCAGTTCCACCTGCAGGTGCGCACCTTGGCTGGTTTGCCCTTGGTGCAACCGCGCCAGCACAGCCCGTCCATCATGCTTAACCTGTTGGGCGATGTGTGGCCTGAGGATGGTCGTAATGGCGGTGTGCCCGATTGGTCTGCCGTGCTGGCCTTGCCCGGCACCCACCTGCACCTGTATGGCAAGCTCGACGCCAAAAAGGGCCGCAAGATGGGGCACCTCAATATCACCGGCGCCACCATCGAGCAGGTGCGCGCCACCGCGCTGGAAGCGGCCCGCATTCTCGGCATTGCCGCTTTTTGA
- the dacB gene encoding D-alanyl-D-alanine carboxypeptidase/D-alanyl-D-alanine endopeptidase — MRLSLLRFASLGIALLAVALIASTATAQALPPEVDAALTRAKVPRDAVSFLVTDAQGGAAPRLAHRSTSPMNPASTMKLVTTIAALDLLGPAYTWTTPVYLDGTLQNGVLNGSLYLKGQGDPKLVMERLWLLMRRVQGMGIKTIAGDIVLDRSALEVPEPDPAKFDGEPLRPYNVAPDAMLLNFKSVVMTFTPDRSANLAYVQYDPPLAGVSLPATVTLNTTAAECGDYRGALKADFSDPLRIRFGGNYPAACGEKVWPVAYADPKAYAARTVQGLWESMGGRVLGSVRTGSVPAALLAGKPALVTQSASLAEVIRDINKYSNNVMAQQVFLTLGRVAGSAQGLPVDTVAEVNLPPGSFAASRTLVQRWWKDRIGTDDAPVLDNGSGLSRQERISAQAMGRLLQATFTAPFMPELMSSLPITGVDGTLKRIKTRTSGTAHLKTGTLNGVVTLAGYVHAVSGKRYVLVAFINHPNANEARPALDALVDWAGRDQ, encoded by the coding sequence ATGCGCCTTTCCCTTCTCAGATTTGCTTCCCTTGGTATCGCGCTGCTTGCTGTTGCACTCATCGCCAGCACTGCGACCGCCCAAGCCCTCCCCCCTGAAGTCGATGCCGCGCTGACCCGCGCCAAAGTACCGCGCGATGCAGTGTCTTTCCTCGTGACCGATGCCCAAGGCGGCGCAGCACCGCGTTTGGCCCACCGCAGCACCAGCCCCATGAACCCGGCGTCCACCATGAAACTGGTGACCACCATTGCCGCCCTCGACCTGCTGGGGCCCGCTTACACCTGGACCACGCCGGTGTACCTAGATGGCACGTTGCAAAACGGCGTGCTCAATGGCAGCCTCTACCTCAAGGGCCAGGGCGACCCCAAGCTGGTCATGGAGCGCCTGTGGCTGCTGATGCGCCGGGTGCAGGGCATGGGCATCAAGACCATTGCTGGCGACATCGTGCTCGACCGCAGCGCACTCGAAGTGCCCGAGCCCGACCCGGCCAAGTTCGATGGCGAGCCCCTGCGCCCCTACAACGTGGCCCCCGATGCGATGCTGCTCAACTTCAAGTCGGTGGTGATGACCTTCACCCCGGACCGCAGCGCCAACCTCGCCTATGTGCAGTACGACCCGCCCCTGGCCGGAGTGAGCCTGCCCGCCACCGTAACGCTCAACACCACCGCCGCCGAATGCGGGGACTACCGCGGCGCCCTCAAGGCCGATTTTTCAGACCCCTTGCGCATCCGCTTTGGCGGCAACTACCCCGCGGCGTGTGGGGAAAAAGTCTGGCCTGTCGCCTACGCCGACCCCAAAGCCTATGCCGCACGCACCGTGCAAGGCCTGTGGGAGAGCATGGGAGGCCGGGTGCTGGGCAGCGTGCGCACTGGCAGCGTGCCGGCCGCCCTGTTGGCCGGCAAACCGGCGCTGGTGACCCAATCCGCGTCGCTGGCGGAGGTGATTCGGGACATCAACAAATACAGCAACAACGTGATGGCCCAGCAAGTGTTTTTGACGCTGGGCCGCGTGGCAGGCTCCGCCCAAGGCTTGCCGGTCGACACGGTGGCAGAAGTCAACCTGCCACCTGGCAGCTTTGCAGCCAGCCGCACACTGGTGCAACGCTGGTGGAAAGACCGGATCGGCACCGACGACGCCCCGGTGCTGGACAACGGCTCCGGCCTCTCCCGCCAGGAGCGCATCAGCGCGCAAGCGATGGGTCGGCTGTTGCAAGCCACGTTCACCGCCCCCTTTATGCCGGAGTTGATGTCATCCCTGCCGATCACGGGGGTCGATGGCACGCTCAAGCGCATCAAGACCCGCACCAGCGGCACCGCTCACCTGAAAACCGGCACCCTCAACGGCGTGGTCACCTTGGCGGGCTATGTGCATGCGGTGAGTGGCAAGCGCTATGTGCTGGTTGCCTTTATCAACCACCCCAACGCCAATGAGGCCCGCCCTGCGCTGGACGCCTTGGTGGACTGGGCCGGGCGGGATCAGTAA